Within the Syntrophales bacterium genome, the region GGGGAGATGACGATCAGGGGCGTGTGGCCCATGTTGGCCGCGGCTACGGACGTCACCATGTTCGTGATGCCGGGCCCGTTCTGCCCGGTGATGACCCCGGCCCGGCCGGTGATGCGCGCGTAGGCGTCTTCCATGTGGCCCGCGCTCTGCTCGTGCCGGACGGGGATGAACCGGATCCCCGCCGACGGGAAAAGATCCAGCATGTCCATGAAGGCCGATCCCACGATCCCGCAGACGTGATCGACCCCTTCCGCCAGCAGCGTCTCGACGATCGCTTCGCTGGGCGTCATTTTTACCTTTTTCATCGCCAAACCTCCGTTTCGCGTTGTTTTGTTTCTATCTTTCAGCGGCGCCTGCGAACTGCCGCTGCCGTTTGCCTGTTGCCGTTTTCCCGTCGAGTCCGAGGACCGACAGGGTGTCCCGGGCGATCAGCCGTTCCTCGTCCGTGGGGATGACAAGAACCCGGACCGGGGAACCGGACCGGGACACGTCGGACTCCGGCACGCCCCACTCGTTCTTTTCCGCATCCAGTTCAACCCCCAGCCACGGGAGAAACGAACCGATCCGCGCGCGCATCTTCGGGGAATTCTCCCCGATGCCCGCCGTAAAGACAAGGGCGTCGAGGCCGCCCATGGCCGGGACCAGGGAGGCGACCCCGCGGGCGACGCTGTAGGCGTAGACATCGAGGGCCAGCCGGGCCCGGGCGTGCCCCCCGCCGGCGGCCGACTCCAGGTCCCGGAAATCCGGCGAGAGGCCGGAGATGCCCAGGACGCCGCTTTCGTGGTTCAGGATCGACATCACCTCCGCCAGGGGGATGTTCAGGGTCTCGACCAGGTGGGCCGGGAGCGCCGGGTCGATGTCACCGCACCGTGTGCCCATGACGACGCCCGACAGGGGCGTGAACCCCATGGTCGTATCCATGGATTTCCCGTCGCGGACGGCGCAGAGGCTGGATCCGTTCCCAAGATGGCAGGTGACGATCCGGAGCCCTTCCCCTCTCTTCCCGAGGAGCTCCGATGCCCGGGAGGAGACGTACCGGTGGGACGTTCCATGGAACCCGTACTTCCGGATGCGGTTTTCCTCGTAGAACCGGTATGGAAGGGCGCAGGTGAAGGCGTGCTCCGGCATGGTCTGGTGAAAGGCCGTGTCGAAGACGGCTGCCTGCGGGGCATGCGGAATCAGCTCCGCGCAGACGTCGATGCCCGTCAGGTTGTGGGGGTTGTGGAGGGGAGCCAGGTTCCGGCAGGTCTCCAGGGTCTCCCGGACCGCGGGATCGATTGCCACGGAGGAGCGGAAATATTCCCCCCCGTGAACGAAGCGGTGCCCCACGGCGGCGATGTCGCGAATGCCCGCCAGAACGCCGCCTTCCGGTCCGACCAGGTGCTTCAGCAGCACGTCGACCGCTTCGCGGTGACCCGACAGGCTCTTTTTCCTCGCGAAGGGATCCCTTCCCGCGACCTCGTGGCGGACGACCGAATCGGCCCGTCCCAGGCGCTCGGCCTGGCCGCGGGCGAGGACCCGCTCCCCGGGCATGTCGAAAAGCTTGTACTTGATGGAGGAGCTGCCGCAGTTGAGGGTCAGGACGTTCATGGCTCACCCGCCCCTTTCGCGGCGGCCCGCAGGGCCCGCGGCTCCATCTGCGCCTTGACCGCCGTGAACAGCCTGTACAGCAGGGTCAGAACGAGAAGCCCGCCGGCCCAGACGCCCAGGGTGATGGCGATCTCCGGGACCGTGGGGACATAGGTGCCGATCTCCCCGGTGGGGGACGGAACAAACCCCGTGACGATCAGGCCCAGCCCCTTCTCGATCCACAGGGAGACGAACACCGCCGCGCAGGCCGCGGCCAGCCATGCCTCGTTCCGCCGCAGGGAGGGGACCAGAAGGACGGCCAGGGCGGCCACGGCCAGGACGGCGGAGGTCCACATCCACGGCACCAGGGGGCCGTGTCCCTCCAGGCCGTGGAACATGTACTCGAAGTGATCCGCCAGCGACGGGATGCCGCTGTAGAAGGCCGTGAACACCTCCATCAGGACAAAGAAAATGCTTGCCGCCAGGGCGTAGGCGATGATCTTGCCCAGGGTCTGCAGGGGCTCCCGGCCTGCATCAAAGGCCGTATACCGCCGCAGAACGAGGCAGACGAGAACCAGCAGCGCCGGCCCGGAGGCAAAGGCGGAGGCGAGGAAGCGCGGAGCCATGATCGCCGTCAGCCAGAAGCCCCTCCCCGGCAGGCCGGCGTAGATGAAGGCCGTGACGGTGTGAATGCTGACGGCCCATGGAATGGACAGGTAAATCAGCGGCTTGACCCAACCGGGGGGCGGCACGCCCTTCCGCTCGCTCTCCAGTACCGACCAGCCGATGACGAGGTTGAGCAGCAGGTATCCCGTCAGGACGACCATGTCCCAGAAGAGGATCGACGTGGGCGACGCGTGCAGGATGACGTTGAAGGCGCGGTCCGGCCGGCCCAGGTCCACGATGATGAAGGTAACCGACATCAGGACGGCGGCCACGGCCAGGAATTCGCCCAGGAGGGTGATCCTGCCGAACAGCTTGTAGTCGTGAAGATAGTACGGGAGGATGAGCATGACGGCCGAGGCGGCGATGCCGACCAGGAACGTGAACTGGGCGATGTACAGGCCCCAGCTGATGTCCTGGTTCATTCCCGTGATGCCCAGGCCTTCCTGGAGCTGGCGCAGGTAGGCGAATCCTCCGGCCGCGAAGATGATTACGAGGATGCCCGTCCAGAGCCATCCAATGCGCCTGCCTGCCGCCATCCTGTCCATCATCTTTCCGCTCCTGTCACGACACGATGTAGAAGACATGCGGTTCCGTCCCCAGTTCGGGCCGGCGGCGGACCGTCCGGCGGTCTCTCACGAGCCGGCGGACCTCCGAGGAGGGATCCGCGATGTCCCCGAACAGCAGTCCGCCCCGCTTCCCACAGGCCTCGACGCAGGCCGGCGGCATGCCCTTCGCGAGTCGCTCCTCGCAGAAGTTGCACTTCTCCACGACGCCCCGGGTCCGGGTGGGATAATCGGGATTCACGGACCGGAGAAACGGCCGGGGATCCCGGAAGTTCATGCTCCGCGATCCGTAGGGGCACGCTGCGATACAGAACCGGCAGCCGATGCAGCGGTGATAGTCCATCGCGACGATCCCGTCGCTCCGCCGGAACGTGGCCTTCGTCGGGCAGACCCGGACGCAGGGTGGATTCTCGCAGTGGTTGCAGAGGGCAAGGACGGGGACGTCCCGCCGGCCGTCATCCAGGTAGGGATGCCCCTGCTCCGGGAAGGCGTTCCGGAACGGCACCTGGCGGATCCAGCGGATCTGCTTCCCGGATCCGGCGATGTCCGGAACATTGTGAATCGTGTGGCAGGCGTCGATGCAGTCCCGGCATCCCGGCGGGCACTTCCCGGGGTCGACGACCATCGCCAGGCGACCGGCTCCGGCTGCGGGAACGATCCCCTTTCCGGACGAGGCGGAGCACGGGAGGACCGGGAGCATGGATCCCAGGACGAGGGTCCCTGCGATTTTCAGGAGCCGTCGGCGTTCCCTGTCGATCATTTCCCCGTCCCCTTCCCCGTCACGGGAGCGGCCGCCGTCTCGCCCGCCGCTTCCGGCACGTTGTGGCAGTCCCAGCACTTCGGCTTGACGGCCGCATAGTCGTGGCAGCGGTCGCAGAACCGCTCCTTGTTGGAGTGGCACTTCATGCACGTCCCCGTCAGGCTCATCTCGAACCGGCGTCCGTCGGGGGTTTCGAAGGTGCGCCGGCCGTTGCGGACCACCTCCGTTCGCCACTCGTCCAGGATCTGCATGTGCCGCGTCTTCATCTCGTCAGTCGGCGCGATGCACTCCCTTGCAGGCAGCGCCCGGATCGCCGGTGTTTCGAGATCGAGATCCGGGCCGGGCATCGCCTTTCCGGCGGCCTGCCAGAAGGGATACGAAGCCAGGGCCAGGAACACGGCCAGGCCGATGCCGATCGCGATGAGACCTCCCCGGCGTCCCTTCATGATTCTCCGTTCTCCCGGATGGGTGTTCCCCTGAGGTCCGTCAGCCGCTCGTTCTCTCCCGTCATCACCAGGGCGTTGCCCACCAGTTCGTGGACACCCATGACCGAGACGTCGGGAACCCAGTATTCCATGAGGGTTGTGAGGGTCGCCCGGTCGATGGCACAGATGCAGGCCAGGCGGTTCACGTCGTGTTTTTCCCTCACCTCTTTGACGGCCATGGCCCGCGGCATGCCGCCCCGCATCCTGATCTCGATGTTCTCGTCGTTGCCCAGGCCGGCGCCGGCCCCGCAGCAGAAGGTCTTCTCCCGGATCGTGTCCTCGCGCATCTCGTGGAAATGCCGGCAGGCGCTGTTGATGACGTATCGCGGCTCCTCGAAGAACCCCATGGCCCGGGCGGGGTTGCAGGAATCGTGGAACGTCACCCGCAGGTGGTCGTTCCGGGAGGCGTCCAGCGTCAGTTTGCCATTCCGGATCAGGTCCGCCGTGAACTCCACGATGTGGACCATCTTCGTGGACCGGGCGTTTTCAAAGCGCGTGCCGGTGACCGGCGACACGGGCATCTCCAGGAAATCGGCCGGGCCGTTCATGGTGTCCATGTACTGGTGGATGACACGCCACATGTGGCCGCACTCGCCCCCGATGATCCACTTGACCCCGAGCCGCCGGGCCTCGGCGTAGATCTTCGCGTTGAGGCGCTTGATCATCTCGTGGGACGTGAAGAGGCCGAAGTTGCCACCCTCGGAGGCGTAGGTGCTCATGGTGTAGTCGAGGCCGAGCTCGTGGAAGAGCATCAGGTAGCCCATGAAGGTGTACGTGCCGGGGTCGGCGAAGTAGTCCGCCGAAGGCGTGACGAAGAGGATCTCCGCCCCCTTCCGGTTCAGCGGGACCTCCACGCGGACACCCGTCCGGTCCTCGATGTCGTCCGCCAGGAACTCCATCATGTCCTTGATGCCGCCGGGCTGGATGCCCAGGTGGTTCCCCGTCCGGAAGCAGTTGGCCGCCGGCTCGACGACCCAGTTGATGTTGCATCCCACCAGGTTCAGGAGCTCCCGCCCGATCATGGTGATCTCCGCCTGGTCGATGCCGTAGGGGCAGAAGACGGCGCAGCGGCGGCACTCCGTGCACTGGTAGAAGTAGTAGAACCACTCCTTGAGGACGTCGACGGTCAGGTCCCGCGCTCCCGCCAGCCGTCCGAAGACCCGGCCCGCGGCGGTGAAGTAGCGGCGGTACACGGAGCGGATCAGCTCCGCCCGGAGGACCGGCATGTTCTTCGGGTCTCCCGTGCCGATGTAGAAATGGCATTTGTCGGCGCAGGCGCCGCAGCGGACGCAGATGTCCATAAAAAGACGGAAGGAGCGGTACTTCTCCAGGCGCTCTTTCATGCCTTCCAGGATGACGGCCTGCCAGTTCTCCGGCAGCTTCCAGTCGGCGTCGGCGGGCTGCCAGGCCCTCGGGTTCGGCAGGTCCAGGGCCGCCAGGTTCTTCGCCGCGCCGGCATAGCTCCACGTCCCCGGCCGGAAATCGACGGGCGTGTCCATCCAGGCCGTCTGGGGCGGTCCATAATCGATGCGGGTCAGGTCCGCGGATTTCGGCAGCTTGGCGATCGACACGGCTACTCCTTCTCCACGGGCAGTCCCACGGCCTTCATCTGGCCTCGGAACTCCTCTTCATATTCCTCGTAGGAATGGACCTTCACGGGCCCGTTCCAGGGGTTGACGTGGCGGTTCTTCCGGCTGTCGCCGGACAGATTCCGGGTCGGGCTCAGGAATACGCCGCCCATGTGCATCAGCTTCCCCAGGGGGAACCAGACCAGAAGCGCAGAGACACAAAAGAGGTGAACGAAAAACACCGCCGTCAGCCCCTCCGGAAGCGTTGGAACAAAACCGATCCACCCCGCGGCCAGCTCCTTGACCGCAACCAGGTCGATCTTGTCGAAATGGCGCATCAGCATGCCCGACCCGGCGATGCAGAAGACCAAAAGGAGCGGGATGTAGTCCTGGGCCAGGGAGATGTAGCGGACCCTGGGAACGGCGATGCGGCGCAGGAAAAGATACGCCGCGGCCGCGAGAAGACCGAGGTCCGACAGGTACAGGGTCGGGACGCCGATCTCGAACATGCCGTCCAGGGCGGTCATGGCGTTCACCAGTGATGTGACGGGCTCCGAGAAGAAGCGCAGGTGCCGGATCAGGATGACCAGGAGGGACGCATGGAAGATCCAAGCGAAGATCCAGAGCGCCTTCGTTCGTCCGTAGACGGGGCGTCCGCCGTACAGCTCCGTCCGGGTGTTCCGGAAAAGGGAGCGGAACAGCGCGGTCTCCAGGAACATCCGCAGGACCACGCCCGGCCCGCCGGCGGGATTCTCCGCCGGGTCGGCCTTGATCCAGGGGAGGGACTTCTGCTGGCCCGAGGTCACGGTGATGCGGAACGGGACGGGCGACCTTGCCCACAGAAGGACGCGCCAGACGAAACCGAGGATGAAAACGGCCCATGCCGCATAGGGGACGGCGATTCCCAGGAGTCCCTGCCATCCCGCGCTTACTGACAGAACGGGAAAAAGGAGAATGATGGCGGTGAAGACAATGGACGCGAAGATCGGCATGTCAGGCCTTCTCTTCCCTCTTGAGCGCCCGGCCCACCAGGTCGTGGAGTCCGGCGACTTCCATTTCGATTTTGTGATGCTTGACCAGTTCGCGCAGCTGCTTTTTGCAGTTGGCGCAGGGCGCGACGACAACCCGGGCTCCCGTCGCCCGAAGCTGCTCCGCCTTCTTGAGGCCCCCGACGGACATGCGCCACGGCTCGAGATCGGGAGCGACCACGAGCCCCCCGCCTCCTCCGCAGCAAAGGCTCATCCCGCGATTCGACTCCATTTCAACGATCCCGATCCCGGCGGCTCGGAGAAGCTCCCGGGGCTCTTCATAGATCCCAAGGCCGCGGCCGAGGTTGCAGGGGTCGTGGTACGTGACGGGGCCCCGGTCTTCCGTGGCGGTGAAGGCAATCCGGCCTTCCGCGAGGAAGCGGCGCGTCACCTGGAGAATGCTCTCGATCCGGATGTCCCGGTACTCCGGTTTCCCGAGGACCCTGTGGAACAGCAGGGCCGCCTTCGTGGCATGCCCGCACTCCCCGATCACGAGAGTCCTGCATTTCAGGCGCTTCACCTCCGCCAGGAGCCGGTTGAGAATCTCCTCCAGTTTTTCGTCGCTGTAGAAGAGCCCGTAGTTGATGGCGTCGAAATCCTCCGTGCCGACCGTCCAGGACGCCCCGGCGGCGTGGAAGACCCGGGCTATCCCCAGCAGGGTGTCCGCTTCCATGATGTAGTCGCTCACCGGCGCGGCAAAGAGGTATTCCGCCCCCTCGACATCCCTGGGAATCGGGATCTGGATGCCCGTTTCGTCCGCCAGTTCCTCTTCCAGGAAATCCAGGGTATCGAGGAAGGCCGCCTTCGGGATCGAGGAGGTGTTCCCCCCGGAGCCGAGCTGGGCCGCGACACTCACGGTGATGTTCTTCGGAACGAAACCGATCTCGGCGAGGAGAACCCGTCCGATCCTTGTGATGAGGGCATTGTCGACGGCCAGGGGGCAGTGAACCCCGCAGCGGCGGCACATGGTGCAGCGGTAGAAGGCCTCCACCATGGCGTCGATATCGCCGGCGGTCAGTCTTTTCGCCCCGACCAGACGCCCGAGGATGCGCCCCGAAGGCGTGAAATAGCGGCGATAGACCCGCCGCAGGAGGTCGGACCGCCAGGCCGGCAGATCGCGGACATCGCCCGTGGCCTTGAAAACGGGACACTGCTCGGCGCAGTTGTTGCACCGGGCGCAGGTGTCGAGATACATCCTGAGCGGGCGATCATAGATGTCCAGCTCCAGGATGTCCTTCAGGGCGCCGAGAAAGCGCGCTTTCCTCTCCTCGCGGGCAACGGGGGATTCGCTGCGGAAGGGGTATGTCGGGTCTGCGGACGGTTGTTTGATCGTGGACTCAGGCATGGCGATTCGGTTCAGCTCTTCTGCCACTTGATGGCATGATAGGCAAAGTACTTGGAGACATAATGGATCATCCGGCTCCAGGGCAGGTAAACCAGAAACAGCCCCCCCAGGACGATCACCGGTGCGAATTCCTGCGGCAGCAGGGCCGCATCGGGCCTCAGGAGCGCCAGGCTGAGGAAATAGGCCCTCGGTGAGGCGGCGACGGCGGAAGCGGCCAGCGCGGCCACCGCAAACGACGCCAGGAAAAGCAGGTTGAAGAACTCCTCCGGGGTGGTCACGGCCCTCAGGTATCGATCCATCGAGCGCAGAGCCGCCAGGTAGACCAGTGCCGCCAGGAGAATCACGAGCATCAGCCGGACGGCTGTCCCGGGCACCCATCCCGCCAGATACAGGATGAAAAGAAGCACGAAACCGCCCATGGCCATGTGGAGGGCATAAGCACCGATCCAGAGCCGGCGGTTGAAATGGTATAGGGTGCCGAACGTGAAGATCTCCCCGGCCATGTACTTCAACTGGCCGGCCGCATCCTTCGGGAAGGGATACAGCGTCCACTTGACATGGGCCGGCAGGGACCGCCAGCGGATGAACCGCACGGCCGTTCCCAGGACGAACAGTCCCAGGGCCAGGTAGGGAAAGACCCGGGCGATGAATTCCATTCCCGTCATGCCGATTCCTCTTTTTTCAGGGACAGACAATGACCTGTCCCTCTTCTTCCTGTTTTACTGCAAAGGGGATCGATTCTTAATCTGTCCCTTTGCAGGGAGGCCCCTATCAAAGGCCGCTCAAAAGGGGTTGAATGCAAGGCGCCCGAAATCCGGAGTCGCGAGGCGTCGCCATTCAGAATCCGCCTTTTTTGACCAAATTGCCGTCTCAGGCCCGAGACCTCGCAAAAAGCCCGCAGGCAAGGCGCGCAAGCCCCGAGGAGCGAGGCGTACTTTGTCCGTACGCCGCAGCGACGAGGGGCGCCGCGCAACGCCGCATCACGCCCTTCATACACCGATCGATCTGGAGAGCCCCTCAAAGGCCGTTCAAAAGGGGTTGAATGCAAGGCGCCCGAAATGCTGGGACGCGAGGCGTACTTTTTCGTACGTCGAGCGGCGCAGGATGAGGGCAACGCAGCAGGCAGCCCCTTTTCAACGGCCTGGGCCTGCTACACGCAGCCGGTAGGCTTGGAGAGCCCGGCCAACTTACACGCCCCCTTCGCCGGTCCCGTGGGGAACAGCTCGTAGAGCTTCTTCATGTCGATCCCGTTGTCCTTGCACACCTTGCGGACCATGGGGGCGATGCCGAACTGCTGGAAATAGTTCCTGAGGTAATGGATGAGCTTCCAGTGCTCGTCTGTCAGCGTTCCCTGGATGTCCTCCGTACTCGCGTAAGCCTGGGCGAATTCCTCGCTCCACTTGTCCAGTTCCTGAAGGAACCCGTCCTCGTCCACTTCATACGTTTTGCCCGCCAGTTCGATGGTCGGCATGGTCCGTCACCTCCAATTATTTTTTATGATTCCTGTGCAGGGATGAGATGCATCTCCTGAACGTTTTCAAATGGTTTCACGTATCTGTCCGCCCCGTTCCAGGCGCTCCGGAACGCATGCGCCCGATCGAGCAGGGCGTCCGCCCATTCCTTCGTCCCCAGGGCATGCAGGTGGGTGTAGCCCGCCAGGATGTTCTTCCGGCACAGGCCGTCGTGCAGGCCGTCGACGCCGGTTCCGCGCTTCATGTGGTACGCGAAGCGGATCCGGGTCTCGTCGAGCGACAGGATCCGGGAGTGGTGGAATTCGTGCCCTTTCAGGGTGCTTCCCACCGGAAAGAAGGGATTCTCTTCCGCAACCTGGAGGACCGTGTATCCGTGCCCCTGGGGCTTTCCGGTCATGGCGAACGTCACCGGGAGCGCCCCCGCCATGGGATAGGTCCGGCCGCCGATCGCCAGGCTCTCCCCCAGGTACATCAGTCCGCCGCACTCCGCGTAAACGGGGAGGCCCGCCTCGGCCGCCTCGTGCAGGGACGTCCGGAAGCCGCTGTTATCCGCCAGGGCCTCCGCGTGCGTCTCGGGAAATCCTCCGCCGATGTAGAGCAGGTCCACGTCCGGCAGGGTGTCGTCCCGGAGCGGGCTGATCTCGACGATCTTCGCGCCCTGCTCCGCCAGGGCCGCCAAGTTCTCGGGGTAATAGAACTGGAAGGCCGAATCCCGGAAGACGCCGACGGTCAGGCCGGATGCAGTCTTCTTCCGCCGCGGCATGCGGAAGGCCGCCACCGCGGACGCTGCAGGCGCCTGCTCAGCCACGGCCAGCAGGCCGTCCAGGTCGATATGGCGCGCCGCCACCTCCGCCGCCCTGTCCAGGGCGTGCACGATGCGCTCGTGCTCCTGGGGCGGCGTCAGGCCCAGGTGCCTCTCGGGGAAAGGGAAGTCCTTCATCCGGGGCACGGCCCCCAGGACGGGCAGCCGGCAGGTTTCCTCAATGGTCCGCCGGAGGATGTCTTCATGGCGGCTCCCGGACACCCGGTTCAGGATGACGCCCCGGATGTCCACACCCGGATCGAGGACGGTGCAGCCCAGGATCATTGCCGCCGCCGTGCGGGTCACCTTGTTGCAGTCCATGATCATGACGACGGGCGCTTCCAGGAGCTTGGCCAGCTCCGCCGTGCTGTGGCTTCCCCGGACGTCCATGCCGTCGTAGAGGCCCCGGTTCCCTTCCACGAAGGCCAGGTCCCCTGCCCCGGCATGGCCGAAAAAGGACCGCCGGATCGTCTCCCCGTCCATGAGAAAGGAATCCAGGTTGCGGCAGGGCCGGCCGGCGGCCATGGACAGCCATGCCGCGTCGATGTAGTCGGGTCCCTTCTTGAAGGGAACGGACCGGATCCCCCGCTTTGAGAGGGCGGCCATGACGCCCACGGAGAGGGTCGTCTTTCCGGCGCCTCCCCGTAGGGCGGCGATCACCAGCCGCGGAACCGATGCTTTCATGATCCTGCACTCACCCTTCCGTATAGAATTCCGCCAGGACGATGTAGGTCGTCGATCCGCTCGACCAGTACTTCAGGACGTCCTCATCGATCAGGGCCTTCACGGCGTTCTGGACGGCGTGCCGGTCCTCGCCGGGAAACCATTTCGTGACATCCCGGATATAGAACATCTTCTTGTCCGCCTTCGACTTGTCCCGGAATGCCTGTGCAACCCGCTCTTTCAGATCTTCCGCCATGGTTACCTCCATTTGAACTGCATCGACGACCGGAACGTCTCCGTGGCCAGGTCGAAATCGTCGATGTGCTTGTCTGTGAAGGGAATGCCCGTCAGGCTGAAAAACCGCTCCCAGCCGATGCGCTCGATCCACTCGCCGACCCGCTCGTGCTTGCGGGCGCCCGCCGCGTACACCTCGATGATGTTCTTCACCGCGTCGACCACCTCCGGCCAGCGCGGTGGATTGTTCGGAAGGAAGGGGATTGCCAGCTTGGAAAACATCGGGGCGCT harbors:
- a CDS encoding acetate kinase translates to MNVLTLNCGSSSIKYKLFDMPGERVLARGQAERLGRADSVVRHEVAGRDPFARKKSLSGHREAVDVLLKHLVGPEGGVLAGIRDIAAVGHRFVHGGEYFRSSVAIDPAVRETLETCRNLAPLHNPHNLTGIDVCAELIPHAPQAAVFDTAFHQTMPEHAFTCALPYRFYEENRIRKYGFHGTSHRYVSSRASELLGKRGEGLRIVTCHLGNGSSLCAVRDGKSMDTTMGFTPLSGVVMGTRCGDIDPALPAHLVETLNIPLAEVMSILNHESGVLGISGLSPDFRDLESAAGGGHARARLALDVYAYSVARGVASLVPAMGGLDALVFTAGIGENSPKMRARIGSFLPWLGVELDAEKNEWGVPESDVSRSGSPVRVLVIPTDEERLIARDTLSVLGLDGKTATGKRQRQFAGAAER
- the nrfD gene encoding polysulfide reductase NrfD produces the protein MMDRMAAGRRIGWLWTGILVIIFAAGGFAYLRQLQEGLGITGMNQDISWGLYIAQFTFLVGIAASAVMLILPYYLHDYKLFGRITLLGEFLAVAAVLMSVTFIIVDLGRPDRAFNVILHASPTSILFWDMVVLTGYLLLNLVIGWSVLESERKGVPPPGWVKPLIYLSIPWAVSIHTVTAFIYAGLPGRGFWLTAIMAPRFLASAFASGPALLVLVCLVLRRYTAFDAGREPLQTLGKIIAYALAASIFFVLMEVFTAFYSGIPSLADHFEYMFHGLEGHGPLVPWMWTSAVLAVAALAVLLVPSLRRNEAWLAAACAAVFVSLWIEKGLGLIVTGFVPSPTGEIGTYVPTVPEIAITLGVWAGGLLVLTLLYRLFTAVKAQMEPRALRAAAKGAGEP
- a CDS encoding 4Fe-4S dicluster domain-containing protein, giving the protein MIDRERRRLLKIAGTLVLGSMLPVLPCSASSGKGIVPAAGAGRLAMVVDPGKCPPGCRDCIDACHTIHNVPDIAGSGKQIRWIRQVPFRNAFPEQGHPYLDDGRRDVPVLALCNHCENPPCVRVCPTKATFRRSDGIVAMDYHRCIGCRFCIAACPYGSRSMNFRDPRPFLRSVNPDYPTRTRGVVEKCNFCEERLAKGMPPACVEACGKRGGLLFGDIADPSSEVRRLVRDRRTVRRRPELGTEPHVFYIVS
- the dsrJ gene encoding sulfate reduction electron transfer complex DsrMKJOP subunit DsrJ, which produces MKGRRGGLIAIGIGLAVFLALASYPFWQAAGKAMPGPDLDLETPAIRALPARECIAPTDEMKTRHMQILDEWRTEVVRNGRRTFETPDGRRFEMSLTGTCMKCHSNKERFCDRCHDYAAVKPKCWDCHNVPEAAGETAAAPVTGKGTGK
- a CDS encoding (Fe-S)-binding protein, translated to MSIAKLPKSADLTRIDYGPPQTAWMDTPVDFRPGTWSYAGAAKNLAALDLPNPRAWQPADADWKLPENWQAVILEGMKERLEKYRSFRLFMDICVRCGACADKCHFYIGTGDPKNMPVLRAELIRSVYRRYFTAAGRVFGRLAGARDLTVDVLKEWFYYFYQCTECRRCAVFCPYGIDQAEITMIGRELLNLVGCNINWVVEPAANCFRTGNHLGIQPGGIKDMMEFLADDIEDRTGVRVEVPLNRKGAEILFVTPSADYFADPGTYTFMGYLMLFHELGLDYTMSTYASEGGNFGLFTSHEMIKRLNAKIYAEARRLGVKWIIGGECGHMWRVIHQYMDTMNGPADFLEMPVSPVTGTRFENARSTKMVHIVEFTADLIRNGKLTLDASRNDHLRVTFHDSCNPARAMGFFEEPRYVINSACRHFHEMREDTIREKTFCCGAGAGLGNDENIEIRMRGGMPRAMAVKEVREKHDVNRLACICAIDRATLTTLMEYWVPDVSVMGVHELVGNALVMTGENERLTDLRGTPIRENGES
- the dsrM gene encoding sulfate reduction electron transfer complex DsrMKJOP subunit DsrM, which produces MPIFASIVFTAIILLFPVLSVSAGWQGLLGIAVPYAAWAVFILGFVWRVLLWARSPVPFRITVTSGQQKSLPWIKADPAENPAGGPGVVLRMFLETALFRSLFRNTRTELYGGRPVYGRTKALWIFAWIFHASLLVILIRHLRFFSEPVTSLVNAMTALDGMFEIGVPTLYLSDLGLLAAAAYLFLRRIAVPRVRYISLAQDYIPLLLVFCIAGSGMLMRHFDKIDLVAVKELAAGWIGFVPTLPEGLTAVFFVHLFCVSALLVWFPLGKLMHMGGVFLSPTRNLSGDSRKNRHVNPWNGPVKVHSYEEYEEEFRGQMKAVGLPVEKE
- a CDS encoding (Fe-S)-binding protein, producing MPESTIKQPSADPTYPFRSESPVAREERKARFLGALKDILELDIYDRPLRMYLDTCARCNNCAEQCPVFKATGDVRDLPAWRSDLLRRVYRRYFTPSGRILGRLVGAKRLTAGDIDAMVEAFYRCTMCRRCGVHCPLAVDNALITRIGRVLLAEIGFVPKNITVSVAAQLGSGGNTSSIPKAAFLDTLDFLEEELADETGIQIPIPRDVEGAEYLFAAPVSDYIMEADTLLGIARVFHAAGASWTVGTEDFDAINYGLFYSDEKLEEILNRLLAEVKRLKCRTLVIGECGHATKAALLFHRVLGKPEYRDIRIESILQVTRRFLAEGRIAFTATEDRGPVTYHDPCNLGRGLGIYEEPRELLRAAGIGIVEMESNRGMSLCCGGGGGLVVAPDLEPWRMSVGGLKKAEQLRATGARVVVAPCANCKKQLRELVKHHKIEMEVAGLHDLVGRALKREEKA
- a CDS encoding TusE/DsrC/DsvC family sulfur relay protein — encoded protein: MPTIELAGKTYEVDEDGFLQELDKWSEEFAQAYASTEDIQGTLTDEHWKLIHYLRNYFQQFGIAPMVRKVCKDNGIDMKKLYELFPTGPAKGACKLAGLSKPTGCV
- the cobB gene encoding hydrogenobyrinic acid a,c-diamide synthase (glutamine-hydrolyzing), with amino-acid sequence MKASVPRLVIAALRGGAGKTTLSVGVMAALSKRGIRSVPFKKGPDYIDAAWLSMAAGRPCRNLDSFLMDGETIRRSFFGHAGAGDLAFVEGNRGLYDGMDVRGSHSTAELAKLLEAPVVMIMDCNKVTRTAAAMILGCTVLDPGVDIRGVILNRVSGSRHEDILRRTIEETCRLPVLGAVPRMKDFPFPERHLGLTPPQEHERIVHALDRAAEVAARHIDLDGLLAVAEQAPAASAVAAFRMPRRKKTASGLTVGVFRDSAFQFYYPENLAALAEQGAKIVEISPLRDDTLPDVDLLYIGGGFPETHAEALADNSGFRTSLHEAAEAGLPVYAECGGLMYLGESLAIGGRTYPMAGALPVTFAMTGKPQGHGYTVLQVAEENPFFPVGSTLKGHEFHHSRILSLDETRIRFAYHMKRGTGVDGLHDGLCRKNILAGYTHLHALGTKEWADALLDRAHAFRSAWNGADRYVKPFENVQEMHLIPAQES
- a CDS encoding dissimilatory sulfite reductase D family protein, with the translated sequence MAEDLKERVAQAFRDKSKADKKMFYIRDVTKWFPGEDRHAVQNAVKALIDEDVLKYWSSGSTTYIVLAEFYTEG